Part of the Brevibacillus brevis genome is shown below.
TCCGTCCGGACGTATGTAAAAGACATGCTGGAAAGAGGCGCTATGCGGCTCGACTGGTGCTTTGTCCTCGAAGAAAACGGAAACAGGTGCGGGCGCGCTGCCTACTGGACGCTTCCCGGTCACGACAAGCCGCTGGATGTCGTATTGTGGGAACTGCCGTGGCACAGGGAGGACTGCCTGACACTGGCGAAAAGCCTGTTTGAAGACATGTTCGTACGCTTGCTCGAACACAACTGCACCCAAGTCGGCTATATCCTGGATTCTCCATCCATGGCTCCACAATGGCAATCCTTTCCGGAAAGCCGACAGAAAATTTTGGCTGCTCTCGGTTTCCAGCTCCAGCGCGAGACATGTCGCTTTGAGCGGCATATCGGAATCGAGGATACGGCTTCAAAAGGGAATCTGACTTACCGCACCTTGCCTGAAGTGGGGGAAGAAGCATTCGTGGAGGCGATTTTGCAGGTATCGCAGTCGACAGGCGACCGCTACATCAGCCGCGAACGGGAGACCAAGGGAGCGAAGACCCAGGCTTGGGAAATGTTTCGGGAGCTGCAGCGCAT
Proteins encoded:
- a CDS encoding GNAT family N-acetyltransferase, whose translation is MITVRPIHADEIEAFAAIGSDSEEIRSSVRTYVKDMLERGAMRLDWCFVLEENGNRCGRAAYWTLPGHDKPLDVVLWELPWHREDCLTLAKSLFEDMFVRLLEHNCTQVGYILDSPSMAPQWQSFPESRQKILAALGFQLQRETCRFERHIGIEDTASKGNLTYRTLPEVGEEAFVEAILQVSQSTGDRYISRERETKGAKTQAWEMFRELQRMDYDQDWWQLAYDVDGQLVGFVMPTKAPAFATIGYIGVVPEQRGRGHIDSLLHRVSVILGAANETYLRADTDIGNTPMAKAFERAGYRHFANRQEYSLSLRHPG